From the genome of Brienomyrus brachyistius isolate T26 chromosome 8, BBRACH_0.4, whole genome shotgun sequence, one region includes:
- the oser1 gene encoding oxidative stress-responsive serine-rich protein 1: MESGVKDREEDTLQTAFKKLRVDAESSINAVHVCEAVTQRTATRANCDGAKAKVASPKENWHGCMRKPSRGGVRSQRRRRSKSPILHPPKFTYCSSKMSPPPGHLKHKSLSECEDSTAVLGVPAKKELRSLGQSSPVFGAAGYEPYAHSAQGSASKISLKQRDPEAGTSIPGMSLGAAVPLEKAMSSAASSDFQSLSKLHDAGVCPCPKKECQCQGWRGVEVYSFTGLRDVISECERNLSGVEDAYQTSPNRRTACPSGNAGSPRSCSEQARAYVDDITIEDLSGYMEYYLYIPKKMSHMAEMMYT; the protein is encoded by the exons ATGGAGTCTGGAGTAAAGGACCGCGAGGAAGACACTCTGCAGACGGCTTTCAAGAAACTCCGGGTTGATGCTGAAAG CTCCATAAATGCGGTGCATGTTTGTGAGGCCGTGACTCAGAGGACAGCAACTCGGGCAAATTGTGATGGCGCCAAGGCTAAAGTGGCTAGTCCCAAGGAGAACTGGCACGG ATGCATGCGGAAACCATCTAGAGGTGGAGTTAGGAGCCAGAGACGGAGGCGTTCCAAGTCTCCCATCCTGCATCCTCCGAAATTCACGTACTGCAGCTCCAAGATGTCGCCGCCGCCTGGCCACCTGAAGCACAAGAGCTTGTCGGAATGCGAGGACAGTACAGCCGTCCTCGGCGTCCCTGCCAAGAAGGAGCTGCGGTCTTTGGGACAGTCCTCTCCGGTGTTCGGGGCAGCCGGGTATGAGCCATATGCCCACAGCGCTCAGGGATCGGCCTCGAAGATCAGCCTGAAACAGCGTGATCCTGAGGCCGGGACGAGCATCCCGGGCATGAGTCTGGGAGCCGCAGTCCCGTTGGAGAAGGCGATGAGCAGCGCCGCCTCGTCCGACTTCCAGTCCCTGTCCAAGCTACATGACGCGGGAGTGTGCCCATGTCCCAAGAAGGAATGTCAGTGCCAGGGCTGGAGAGGGGTGGAAGTGTACTCCTTCACCGGCCTGCGGGACGTCATCTCTGAGTGTGAGAGGAACCTGTCAGGTGTCGAGGATGCGTATCAGACTTCCCCCAACCGGCGGACTGCATGTCCTTCCGGAAACGCCGGATCCCCGCGCTCCTGCTCTGAACAGGCACGCGCCTATGTGGATGATATCACGATAGAGGACCTGTCAGGATACATGGAATATTACCTATATATTCCCAAGAAAATGTCACACATGGCAGAGATGATGTATACTTAA
- the sdc4 gene encoding syndecan-4 isoform X2, which yields MKIIILLLVASVYAESVRETETWIPKPKPEDLQEMLVSSGDSSIAPDFTPDLDLAFDIDNEDDEDYGISGSGDEEDPWSSSIIPTTKPDVNDNKIPDEDQPNRSRVPVNDDELVKNNEVALLASADREGQMPNILMAHANDDIFKKTEVVAALIAGGSVGLVIAGLLILLLFYRLKKKDEGTYDLGKRPIYKKAPTTEIYA from the exons ATGAAAATCATCATACTGCTTTTAGTTGCATCTGTGTATGCTGAGTCG GTGAGGGAGACTGAGACATGGATTCCCAAGCCGAAACCTGAGGATCTTCAGGAGATGCTAGTCTCATCCGGTGACTCCTCCATTGCTCCAGACTTCACACCTGACCTGGATCTTGCTTTTGATATTGATAATGAAGATGATGAGGACTATGGCATCTCTGGCTCTGGAGATGAAG AAGATCCATGGAGCAGCAGCATCATTCCCACAACTAAG CCCGACGTGAACGACAACAAGATTCCAGATGAAGACCAGCCGAATAGGTCTAGGGTCCCGGTCAACGACGATGAGCTTGTAAAGAACAATGAGGTTGCTCTGCTGGCTTCGGCGGACCGGGAGGGCCAAATGCCGAATATACTGATGGCCCATGCAAATGACGACATCTTCAAGAAGACCGAGGTTGTAGCAG CTCTGATTGCTGGCGGCTCAGTCGGATTGGTCATCGCCGGCCTTCTCATTCTGTTGCTCTTCTACCGCTTGAAGAAGAAGGACGAAGGGACCTATGATCTTGGAAAGAGGCCCATTTACAAGAAGGCTCCCACCACTGAGATCTACGCTTAG
- the sdc4 gene encoding syndecan-4 isoform X1 produces the protein MKIIILLLVASVYAESQVRETETWIPKPKPEDLQEMLVSSGDSSIAPDFTPDLDLAFDIDNEDDEDYGISGSGDEEDPWSSSIIPTTKPDVNDNKIPDEDQPNRSRVPVNDDELVKNNEVALLASADREGQMPNILMAHANDDIFKKTEVVAALIAGGSVGLVIAGLLILLLFYRLKKKDEGTYDLGKRPIYKKAPTTEIYA, from the exons ATGAAAATCATCATACTGCTTTTAGTTGCATCTGTGTATGCTGAGTCG CAGGTGAGGGAGACTGAGACATGGATTCCCAAGCCGAAACCTGAGGATCTTCAGGAGATGCTAGTCTCATCCGGTGACTCCTCCATTGCTCCAGACTTCACACCTGACCTGGATCTTGCTTTTGATATTGATAATGAAGATGATGAGGACTATGGCATCTCTGGCTCTGGAGATGAAG AAGATCCATGGAGCAGCAGCATCATTCCCACAACTAAG CCCGACGTGAACGACAACAAGATTCCAGATGAAGACCAGCCGAATAGGTCTAGGGTCCCGGTCAACGACGATGAGCTTGTAAAGAACAATGAGGTTGCTCTGCTGGCTTCGGCGGACCGGGAGGGCCAAATGCCGAATATACTGATGGCCCATGCAAATGACGACATCTTCAAGAAGACCGAGGTTGTAGCAG CTCTGATTGCTGGCGGCTCAGTCGGATTGGTCATCGCCGGCCTTCTCATTCTGTTGCTCTTCTACCGCTTGAAGAAGAAGGACGAAGGGACCTATGATCTTGGAAAGAGGCCCATTTACAAGAAGGCTCCCACCACTGAGATCTACGCTTAG